In Pygocentrus nattereri isolate fPygNat1 chromosome 30, fPygNat1.pri, whole genome shotgun sequence, the following proteins share a genomic window:
- the cdk5r2a gene encoding cyclin-dependent kinase 5 activator 2a, whose amino-acid sequence MGTVLSISPTSRKGGIVDEKTAEGGRGASGKAEKSLKRPSVLISALTWKRLVAASAKKKSAKKVNPNPPAPQPGNPVEQLNTENLKKSQSGSERKKPGPLAVPVPTVPDKNLRAGQAPNGSQSGKQLLSVQRQPSSRSIISPRRVIVQASTGELLRCLSEFMCRRCYKLKELSPNEIILWFRNVDRSLLIQGWQDQGFITPANLVFVYLLCREAVTEDVSSEYELQATFLTCLYLAYSYMGNEISYPLKPFLVETNKEVFWERSLRIIDRMSAKMLRINSDPHFFTEVFQDLKNEGGSKDADGKWTSNLDR is encoded by the coding sequence ATGGGCACCgtgctctccatctctcccacCTCCAGGAAAGGGGGGATCGTGGACGAGAAGACGGCGGAGGGCGGCCGCGGCGCGAGCGGCAAGGCGGAGAAGAGCCTCAAGCGCCCCTCGGTGCTCATCTCAGCCCTGACGTGGAAGCGCCTGGTGGCCGCGTCGGCCAAGAAGAAGAGCGCCAAGAAGGTGAACCCCAACCCACCCGCGCCTCAGCCCGGCAACCCCGTGGAGCAGCTGAACACAGAGAACCTCAAGAAGTCCCAGTCAGGATCCGAGCGCAAGAAGCCAGGACCTCTAGCCGTGCCGGTGCCCACCGTCCCTGACAAGAACCTCCGGGCCGGACAAGCGCCCAACGGCTCGCAAAGCGGCAAGCAGCTCCTCTCGGTCCAGCGGCAGCCCAGCAGCCGCTCCATCATCTCCCCGCGACGGGTCATCGTCCAGGCGTCGACCGGTGAGCTCCTGCGCTGCCTGAGCGAGTTCATGTGCCGGAGGTGCTACAAGCTCAAGGAGCTGAGCCCCAACGAGATCATCCTGTGGTTCCGCAACGTGGACCGCTCGCTGCTGATCCAGGGCTGGCAGGACCAGGGCTTCATCACCCCGGCCAACCTGGTGTTCGTGTACCTGCTCTGCAGGGAGGCCGTGACCGAGGACGTGTCCAGCGAGTACGAGCTGCAGGCCACGTTCCTCACCTGCCTCTACCTGGCCTACTCGTACATGGGCAACGAGATCTCGTACCCGCTCAAGCCCTTCCTGGTGGAGACCAACAAGGAGGTGTTCTGGGAGCGCTCACTGCGCATCATCGACCGCATGAGCGCCAAGATGCTGCGCATCAACTCCGACCCGCACTTCTTCACCGAGGTCTTCCAGGACCTCAAGAACGAAGGAGGCTCCAAGGACGCGGACGGCAAATGGACCAGTAACCTGGACCGCTAG